A window of the Henckelia pumila isolate YLH828 chromosome 3, ASM3356847v2, whole genome shotgun sequence genome harbors these coding sequences:
- the LOC140889572 gene encoding uncharacterized protein, producing the protein MPPRPAPTTRHNLAVNQPEHTNVAQTVPQVPVTAPELGKGSTYVDTMSGDANPMEKLLKRFHSFKSPTLQGTENSVDCKIWLEDIEQLFESLDYTDDRRVRLVIHQLHGLAKNWWVATKKAFENGGTVITWSVFKTAFYQRFFPVFYRKDKGAEFASFQQGHMNIEEYVAKFTSLLKFAPYIAGSDEAQADQFINGLNPDVFTLVNAGRSNNFADALNRVKGAEA; encoded by the coding sequence atgcctccccgaccagcaccgactaCTAGACATAATTTGGCAGTGAATCAGCCAGAACATACGAATGTTGCACAGACAGTGCCACAGGTACCAGTGACAGCACCTGAACTAGGAAAGGGTAGTACTTATGTGGATACAATGAGTGGTGATGCAAATCCGATGGAAAAACTGCTGAAACGATTTCATTCCTTCAAATCACCGACTTTACAAGGAACTGAGAACTCTGTTGATTGCAAAATTTGGCTGGAGGATATcgagcagttatttgaatccctcgactatacagatgatcgtcgtgttagACTGGTGATCCATCAATTACATGGCCTTGCAAAGAATTGGTGGGTAGCGACGAAAAAAGCGTTTGAAAACGGAGGTACAGTTATCACATGGtctgtatttaaaactgctttctatcaacgaTTCTTTCCTGTTTTTtatcgaaaggacaagggagcggagTTTGCAAGTTTTCAACAAGGGCatatgaatattgaagaatatgttgcaaagttcactagccTACTGAAGTTTGCTCCATATATCGCTGggagtgatgaagctcaagccgatcaattcataaatggcttgaatccagaTGTGTTCACTCTTGTAAATGCGGGAAGATCGAATAACTTTGCCGACGCTCTGAATCGTgtaaagggagctgaagcatgA